In Amphiprion ocellaris isolate individual 3 ecotype Okinawa chromosome 3, ASM2253959v1, whole genome shotgun sequence, one genomic interval encodes:
- the api5 gene encoding apoptosis inhibitor 5, which yields MAVTIEDLYRNYGILADAKDNLSQHKDAYQVILDGVKGGPKEKRLAAQFIPKFFSSFPELADAAINAQLDLCEDEDVSIRRQAIKELPRFATGENILRVADILTQLLQTDDTAEFNQVNASLISIFKMDAKGTLGGLFSQILQGEDIVRERAIKFLSTKLKSLPEDVMTKEVEEYVFAETKKVLEDVTGEEFVLLMRIVSGLRVLQTVNGRQQLVELVVEQAFLEQALNPADPDTVDRLLQCTRQALPLFSKNVHSTRFVTYFCEHVLPNLSTLTSPVAELDIQLEVLKLLAEMSPFCGDMEKLEANLNMLFTKLLEYMPLPPEEVENGENSASEEPKLQFSYVECLLFSFHQLGKKLPDFLLDKVDAERLKDFKIRLQYFARGLQVYIRQLRVALQGKTGDALKTEENKIKVVALKITNNINVLIKDLFHNPPSYKSTVTLSWKPVQKTEAVAPKRPSNEDMGSGGSTKKQISPQPRRDARQIYNPPSGKYSASIGNFNYEQRGGFRGGRGRGFGARGNRSRGRIY from the exons ATGGCGGTCACTATCGAGGATCTCTATCGAAACTACGGGATCCTTGCTGATGCTAAGGACAACCTCAGCCAG CACAAAGATGCCTACCAAGTAATCCTGGATGGTGTGAAGGGTGGTCCCAAGGAGAAGCGCCTGGCAGCACAGTTTATACCCAAGTTCTTCAGCAGCTTTCCAGAACTGGCTGATGCAGCTATAAATGCCCAACTTGATCTTTGTGAAGATGAGGATGTGTCT ATTCGACGTCAGGCCATCAAGGAGCTCCCACGGTTTGCAACTGGTGAAAACATCCTCAGAGTTGCCGATATTCTCACCCAGCTACTTCAGACAG ATGATACAGCAGAGTTCAACCAAGTGAATGCATCACTTATTTCTATCTTCAAAATGGATGCTAAGG GTACTCTTGGAGGCCTCTTCTCTCAGATCCTGCAGGGAGAAGACATTGTGCGAGAAAGGGCCATCAAGTTTCTGTCAACCAAACTGAAGAGTCTGCCAGAGGACGTCATGACAAAGGAGGTGGAGGAGTACGTCTTTGCAGAGACGAAGAAG GTGTTGGAGGATGTGACAGGAGAAGAGTTTGTGCTGTTGATGCGTATCGTGTCGGGCCTAAGGGTGCTGCAGACGGTAAATGGACGACAGCAGCTGGTGGAGCTGGTGGTTGAACAGGCTTTCCTGGAGCAGGCACTCAACCCAGCTGACCCAGACACTGTGGACCGCCTGCTACAGTGCACACGCCAAGCCCTACCACTGTTCTCT AAAAATGTCCATTCCACACGTTTTGTAACCTACTTCTGCGAACACGTCCTGCCCAACCTCAGCACCCTCACAAGTCCTGTGGCTGAGCTGGACATTCAGTTGGAG GTTCTGAAGCTGTTGGCTGAGATGAGTCCATTTTGTGGCGACATGGAGAAGCTGGAGGCCAACCTCAACATGCTGTTTACCAAGCTGCTG gAGTATATGCCGCTACCACCAGAAGAGGTGGAGAACGGTGAGAACTCTGCAAGTGAGGAACCCAAACTGCAGTTCAGCTATGTCGAGTGTCTCCTCTTCAGCTTTCACCAGCTGGGTAAGAAGCTGCCAGACTTCCTCCTCGACAAAGTGGATGCTGAGCGCCTTAAAGACTTCAAGATCAG GTTACAGTATTTTGCCAGAGGTCTGCAAGTTTACATCAGACAGCTGCGAGTAGCACTGCAAGGAAAGACAGGAGACGCTCTAAAGACAGAAGAG AACAAGATCAAAGTGGTGGCCCTCAAGATCACCAACAACATCAACGTCCTTATCAAG gatCTCTTCCACAACCCTCCATCTTACAAGAGCACAGTCACTCTGTCCTGGAAGCCCGTCCAGAAGACAGAAGCAGTAGC GCCCAAGCGTCCATCAAATGAGGACATGGGATCCGGTGgcagcacaaaaaaacagatcTCCCCTCAGCCCCGAAGGGATGCACGGCAGATCTACAATCCCCCCAGTGGCAAATACAGCGCCTCCATTGGCAATTTTAACTACG